One Leishmania infantum JPCM5 genome chromosome 26 genomic window carries:
- a CDS encoding aldo/keto reductase family-like protein — MGRGRARGYGRVTAVASRASCTLLPSYQAVWSVCPWRKCPALSIDGSVRCLVTWRRAARVSAALQPPSRPLSQTSARPVMGPPLCLYVSAAQPPLRPVLSAAWFSLIRYTSRWPRCSPLFFSHAGPHRLCHFPLPFLLCTRAGARTRARKSTMATTAVAAAGFLPSLSFGVPPIGIGTYELRGDACVSAVRAALQMGYRLIDTAAAYRNEELVGEGIISSGVPRADLFIVVKIAMKSMGTDEAVRQGILDSIRKLRIDYADCVLMHWPGCGGLKPQDASGHQAARARCWRIMHELQALGKVRYCGVSNFLPRHFKELNCFHDGDGGRSEDEAVAAAAQPHASIKGERNADVAAHRHCSNTSSASSPSSSEAWPASASSHLLSPPILNQIELHPLCIQRDVETYCRRRHGMLLQQYSPLGKGDARLLQHPRLLEVHARYFSNQSDGNHVPAPPQAASPEAVKPYSLEDMILMWGFAQGYCTLVRSHRPDHLRANLDAARDYFASVEAVAKGAGNGGGGGEASQTSAGTARALLTAEQLNVIRHLRAHIGVEGNQDMHLCWYSSQIA, encoded by the coding sequence atggggagggggcgagcgCGCGGGTACGgccgcgtcaccgccgtTGCTTCGCGCGCCTCCTGCACTCTTCTACCGAGCTACCAAGCGGTCTGGTCGGTGTGTCCTTGGCGGAAATGCCCTGCCTTGAGTATAGATGGAAGTGTGCGATGCCTGGTGACATGGAGACGAGCAGCACGTGTGTCTGCAGCTCTGCAGCCTCCCTCAAGACCCCTTTCCCAAACCTCGGCCCGCCCCGTTATGGGCCCCCCGCTGTGCTTGTATGTGAGTGCCGCGCAACCGCCCCTTCGTCCTGTCCTTAGTGCTGCGTGGTTCAGTTTAATACGCTACACCTCCCGCTGGCCCCGCTGctcgcctctcttcttctcccaTGCCGGCCCTCATCGTCTGTGCCACTTCCCCCTGCCCTTCCTActctgcacgcgcgcaggtgcacggacgcgcgcacgcaaaaGCACAATGgccacgacggcggtggctgctgctggcttTCTTCCATCCCTGTCATTCGGGGTGCCTCCGATCGGCATCGGCACCTACGAACTTCGTGGGGACGCCTGCGTGAGCGCCGTGCGGGCCGCTCTCCAGATGGGCTACCGTCTGAtcgacaccgccgcggcgtacCGCAACGAGGAGCTCGTGGGTGAAGGCatcatcagcagcggcgttccGCGAGCGGACCTATTCATTGTGGTGAAGATCGCGATGAAGAGCATGGGTACTGACGAAGCGGTGCGGCAGGGAATCCTCGACAGCATCCGCAAGCTACGCATCGACTACGCCGACTGCGTGCTGATGCACTGGCCGGGGTGCGGCGGGCTAAAGCCGCAAGACGCATCAGGTCATCAAGCGGCCCgcgcgcggtgctggcgcatcATGCACGAGCTGCAGGCTCTGGGCAAAGTGCGTTACTGTGGTGTGTCGAACTTTCTGCCGCGGCACTTCAAGGAGCTGAACTGCTtccacgacggcgacggtgggcGTAGTGAGGATGaggccgtcgctgctgcggcgcaacCGCATGCTTCCATCAAGGGCGAAAGGAACGCAGACGTTGCGGCGCACAGGCATTGCAGCAACACGAGCAGTGCCTCCTCACCCTCGTCTTCCGAGGCATGGCCGGCTTCTGCATCGTCGCATCTGCTTTCACCGCCCATCCTGAATCAGATTGAGCTGCACCCTCTCTGCATTCAGCGTGACGTCGAAACGTActgtcgccgacgccacggtatgctgctgcagcagtacTCCCCACTTGGCAAGGGGGACGCGCGTCTCTTGCAGCACCCGCGACTGCTTGAGGTGCACGCGCGGTACTTTTCGAACCAGAGCGATGGAAATCATgtgccagcaccaccgcaggCGGCGTCACCTGAGGCCGTCAAGCCGTACTCTTTGGAGGACATGATACTCATGTGGGGCTTCGCACAGGGCTACTGCACGCTGGTGCGGAGCCACAGGCCTGACCACCTCCGCGCCAACTTGGATGCCGCTCGCGACTATTTCGCCTCTGTGGAAGCAGTCGCGAAAGGAGcgggcaacggcggcggcggcggcgaagcatCCCAGACTTCGGCTGGCACGGCACGCGCGCTACTGACAGCGGAGCAGCTTAATGTTATTCGACATCTCCGTGCGCACATTGGCGTCGAGGGCAATCAAGACATGCATCTATGCTGGTACAGCTCTCAAATCGCTTAA